TCAAGATTTCCACGATACTTGTGGCCAGCTTTAATGGGACACCGTTTCAGGCTGAATTGCTGGAAATTACCTGGGTAGATCGGGTGGGAATTGGAggattattagaaattttatggCCGACTAATTTTGGCCGTGAATGAGAAACGAATGGAAGGAAGATTTTCTTCGTGAACGTTTCTCCTAAAACTTTCGTTTGCGAGTGGGCCgttgaaacgataaaaataagaaaaacgataaaaacgcgttaaaaatgtaaaagacgCGACGATGGATCATTTTAGCGAAGATTTGTGGCAAAGCAGAAGATGCAGAAAGTCTGTTTCGAATCTCCGTCGGTGGAACCTTTCGGCATGCTGGAAAATAACGCGAAGCACGGAAAGGTCAAAGTGTTTTAAGAGAACGGAAAGGAACGCGGTGATTCTCGTGGAGTTGCGTCGACCTCGTACAACCATCCCGAACCATGGAACGAACGGACAGATAAAACAGACACAAGTGGGGAACTGCGAAGTAGAGGATAGTGGAACGTTCCGAGCGGTCTGCTTTCCAGGAACACGCGCGTAAATCACGATTTTATTACGGATAATTTTACGAGGAGTCGAGCTCGCCGCCGCCGACGCTGTTCCAGTGTCGGCTACCTTAAACTCGTAATCGAGCGTCCCGTGATGCCCACGGCCGCGAAATCGTTAGCGAATTAGAAAAACGAGACGAGCCATGAAAAAAGAACTACCTAAGGTGGAACTCAATCTACAGCGACGTTTTTGCGAAATCTCGTGCCATATCGCTCGAGGTGCCTCGAGTGTTCGAACCTTCTTTCGAATTCTTGTCGAATCTCATTGTCTAGACACGTTCGGAGCTTCGTTAAATACGctaacgaagaaagaaaaaaagtcaGTTGGAAGGATAAGCGGACGACTttagaaaacgaaattataattGACAGTAGCCAATTAACGGGTATAACCTCGACAGCTACTCCGGTCTATTCAAATCTAATCATTTCTGATTAGGATCCTTTACGCAAGTCACGATAGCTGTTTATAACCGAAGCATCgtagtttcaaattttacgttTACAAATTTCTCGGATGTTCCGAGCAATTCGATCAAACCTATGTCCGCAGAAGGgaaactaataaattaaagaagagGGAAAACCTGAAAACGAAAGTTTGATAACATTCGAAGCCCCGAGGAGCAGAATTTCGCGGCGAAGCACGTGCATCAATTTGAGTCGTGAAACGGGACGCGTTACGCGTAAAAGTTTTGTGGCAGCGATGGTTTCATATTCTCGTGCGTGTAAGAGAAAGATCTAAAGGGGAGTAGTATACCCTCGAAGAATTCGAAAGGGAAGCAAGATAGGCATTTTCGGATGGCTTCTgatagagaagaagaaaagaagaagaaaaaaaagagcagGATTCCTGACGGAGGAGGACGTAAACGTTCGAGGGTcgcgtataacgtaaacgcAAAGTAGAACACACGACTCCCATAAGTCGTAAAaggaacctataaaattgtgctCCGCGCCCACGGGCGGCGGCCAGCCAGCCGgcaatttcatatatttacgTCAATCTTCTCGAGTTATGAAACAACATAGGTGAAGGTAATGTATGGGCCATGGTTACGAAAGCAGTACCACCGAAAAGAAGATTACTTACTTATCCGTCTCGTTGTGATTGTCATAATCTTGAAATTATGacaattacgttatcacgCGTCATATTTCCTGTCAATGATACAACACACATACGTACTAATGCTATATTAGTCGATTAAATGTTTCCTATTTCTTCGTCGATTTCTTGAAACGTTTCTAGTAGTAGGCTATAAACTATAAATtgcacaaaaatataaaataaatcggtTGCAGTCCTGCGGACATCGATGAGAAACATTAGAAAGGATAGaggaatagaaaaaaataagaaagtctctctctctctctctttactAATAATCTTCGCAAACCTAATAGACACGTTCGATTACACGGGTGATGgaatcttcctttttttacaaaatttacttCGTTGTAAGATAAACTGGTTTTACGGGACGAGATTGAAAAATCGCTCGACGAAGCGTCgaaacaccgaaaatggacgtttaatttttttatcgtatatCAGAGatgatattacgttatacgagcATATACGAGCACCGGCTTTATGCAAAGGAAATTCAATAGCCGAACAGTTTATGCGTACTTGCACGACACGGCCTCTGCTGCACCACGGGAATATTAAAAAGCGAAGCTTTTTTATTGGAGCGCTTTATGAACAGCAACGAGCACAGTTTTATCACTTGCGCTCGCTGGAATGGAAAGTCTTCGACCTCCAAGATCCCAGATCTTCTTCCGAAGATATTCTAAGGATGAAAATGAAGAATGAAAATCGCTACTTACACAAGAATACATCGCACTTGATTTATCGACATGCTTCGTTTTTTCACTGTTTGGAATTTCCTTTGCTTCGTTTACGAGAACATCTTGCGATCCTTTTGAAAAAGTGATAATCGTATCTGCGTTGAGTAAGATACTGTCCTTGATATACGTATTAATAAAGAAGAGTATTAGATAGATTATAAGATTGatatttatagataataataacagaaatCACGTGTGAAATTTAACGCATGTAAGTAGATTAATCTAAGCTACAGGTCGTGAATGGCAATTTAGATTATGTAAAGGggtaagaaagaaacaaatccacgatcattgaaatataccaaaaatttatttacataaaaacatGAATATAATACCTATAATATTTCAACTGCTgcttgcattttttttttttttttttttttgtcattttcaTTCGGTGTCAATATATCGAAAAAACAATCGGCGTCGAGATAGATCCTTTCAAACTAATCGATATTgtcgctttttttttctttgttttcttttttaacgtcGCGATAGtctaaaagagaaaaagaacggaaagaaaagaaaaagaaaaacagaaaatagcGAGAAACAACTATTAAACGGGTCTAACTTCTAAAAGTATGCGTAAGAGAAACGTAAATCGATGAGATTTGCAAACACAGTGTGTCCAAAGAGTTCGTTTCTATTCGTTGGCCAAACAGTTAACCAGATAAATCAAACGAAACGCAGTGGAGCCCCGTTCGCAAGACTGGATTTTtccattctatatttttcccttcttttttttcacgcCCTCCCGTTATATTTCGTTCAGCTTCACCCCTTCGATACGATTCGTACGTGCGTGTACGCGTATAGTGCgcgacaaaaacgaaaaatcacCTTCTCCTCATCGTCATAAATAgtgcgtttattattattaaaatcggTCGCGGGCGTCTCTCACAACCCCTTCGACGATCGTTCATTTTTGTCTCATCTTTCTGCGCTTTGTCTCGTCTGttcgttacaatatttacaaaaaacgTACGTACAACACAGGGTATACTCGGTAtcggagaaagaagaaaagaaagtgtAGTTAGGTACGAGATACACAACGATAAACGTGTTATCTTTtttcctccctctctctcacCCTTTCATCTTGTCGTCTTCGAGAACACACCATCGATTCCTTTACAATCATCGTTAAAACGTTTATCCATttcgtctttctctctcattcACGATCCTACAATACACGATCTTACGTCGTTTACAAATTTCCTCCAATTGCACTCGACCCTTTTACTAAAAAGCAAGggaattcaattttccaatcgAACCATTCGATCGATAACGCGAGTCTCGATCGACACGATGTTCCATCGCCGAAtgatctctttcttttttctttttttttggcgtgaaattatttttctcgaagATCAGCGACCATTTTAATCGTGGAACGGAACATAGATACATGATATAAATCGTCGATCGTCCATATATCGTTGGTCGTGATCGTTCTTGCTGGCGCTCCAAAGTGTGCGGCACTCAATCAAATCAGCGTTGATCAGCGCTACGGAAACGATCAAGCAATCTACCGCTAAAGCTACCTGCTGTTTTTCGACATgctttctccctctttctctctctcgttctatgaatttctttctttcttgtcgTTTAGCACGATTAATGTTTCCTTAAACTGTACGGGTATAAAAAGGAGTTGTTCGGTTCGCGCCGGCCGTTCTTACAAAATTTCTGAGAAACTGGAACCACGTGGCGCGAGTTTTTCTTTGCGGGGTTGCTCAAGAAAAGGCAACTTCATAAAGTGTCGTCTAGCAAGAAACGTAATTAATATTGGTAAAATGTGTGAAAGAACTTCCATATGAAAAagtgtttcttttcttttctttctcttagtATTAGAAAACGTTTTATTGCTTTATTAGTTGTCGCGATGGTACAGTTAATCGtgcgttatattttatgaaaatactttAGGTATTTTTCTATGCTCCCCtttcttgcaattttttcttatattacggttaacaaatatttaaatgtctAGTTACTGTaataatggaattatttttctattatattttgtgttacatatttttctacgtcCTTTCGTGTTGCAATTTGtgtgaataattttatcgatggTAGACATAGACACGAATTAAACAAACGTATAAGTTTCCCTCGGTAACCGAAACGTTAACCACtgttctttatttaatatcacgGTTAACCTTAAAAGGAAGATatcgctaaaaaaaaaaaaaaaaaaagacaaatctctatatattaaattaagataTGAACTTAAAACATCCTATTCGTTTCtacatacttttattaaatatttgtactaACTTTAGAATCACaattatgtacaaaattaaaataaataaatcgaaccttacaaaataatacaaatatatgtaaaaacatCGCTTAAATCGTGTCAGTTACAGGGTGTTcgatattaatagaaattactCCGACATTTACTCAAAACTATATTATACTTTCCACTTCTAAGATATCAAAAACTAATAAGAACAagagaaaaacaattttcagcTCCTCAtcttaaacataaaatattcctttttaaaattatacgcttatttactttttattgttTACGCTTGATCAAAAAGATTGcttgaaaatgaaaagctAGTTTTCCTTTTAATTCGAAACAAGCTACATCCGGAATCACTCCTTCGCTATTTCCAATCGCAAATAAAGCAGTATTAAATGATATCAAAATTCTCTTCTTCAAATCTATCGTCCTAACACTCTTCTCTAAGTCGTACCcatatatttttcctcttcAATCTCGAGCAACCGCGTTAAAGGAGCTCCACGTGGTACTAGTCAATGATCAAGCAGACCATCCTGAACGCGGAAAAGCCGGTCACAGGATAATCGCAGAAACGCGAGTCTATCGTAAAGGACAGACACATGCGACATTCGATATTGTTAAGATCGATAATACGATTAGTCCCAAaaaacgaatatcgttatcaATATCGTTACCATCGCTATTATTGGTTCATTTTAATTGGACCGCTGGCACGGCAGGCGATTAACGTTCTAAATCGACATCAATTATCTTCTATTCTTTCATAGcttatgaattattttgaaGAAACGGTTGCAGGAGTCTCGCGTGTCGGTGTTTggttaattagaaaaaatggAGAACCAGGAGAGGCACTGGATACGCGTAAAAAAGTCTCCCTTTGACACCTAGCTCTTTATCAAAATCGGCTAGTAGAAAATATCGTATCTTCGTCGCTTCTTCCGGTATATGACGTCGTAAAAAGCTCACGACTCGACGAGActccattttttatttaatgttcttgTCCAAATTAAAACGATTCGATAAGAACACAAAATCGTGTTCTCGtcggaaaaattgaaaaagtctAACAGCCCTCCTTGGTAGATAGCTTCGATATGAAAAATTAGACAGCTTGTTAGATGGCCGTTGTTGCAAGTTCCATTGGCGATCACACGAGTTCTAATGGCGGAAAATGCCCCTTCTCGTATTGCTCTTAATCGATATGGTTGTATAAAACGGTACGATAGAGCGTAGTTGCTCCAAGTTCATTGATTAGAAAGATTGAGACAGATATGGGTGAAGTAGCGTAGAAAAGTTGATGGATGCTCTCCGAGATCGTTCTGGATCACTCGACGCTATCGACTTTATGAATTTTCAACGTGTCGATACACCGTGGACTTGCGAGTATAGCGAACCGAGCTATGAAATGTTAGAAACGTTCGAGCGaattaaatcgatattaaaGCACGTAATGTATACGTAATTAACAGACAATATGTTAAAAAACAGTGATTCTTAAAGGTACGTAAGTATACTTGATTTGGTACAAATTGATATAATccatgaaaaattgttttcatacgtcgattaaaaaaaaaaagaaagaaaagtaaaagaagtCTTGTTCGATCGTGCACCAAATCATAAAAGATTGACAATATCGAAtccttattttatttcttatttcactTGTTGAAATACGGATTAACAGTGTACAGTCGGTAAAAGGTAAAATTACGTTAACTTTTAATAAGCTCggtacaaataaatttcaaagtccACGTATTTCCtgcgatcgatcgaaaacGAAATTGTTCAATCGCTTCGAAGTCTCGTTTAACGAGTCACGTTCCGATGTCATCGATAATTTAGTAGGAAGTTGCGGCAGCGTAATGAAAACGGAAAGAAGAgatgaaaatttcatgaacAAGATCTCGAGTTGTAGGTCGCGCGATACGTTAAAGAGTCAGCGTAACAATCGCGTTGGTCGTAGAAATTGgatgtattcttgtgtgtatgtgtattgTGTGTGTAATAGCCTCGGCGACGAAGAGCAAATAGCGTCGCGCGTAGAATTCACGATCGAGGTCCATCGAAATAGATTATGCGTTATCGCGTACACGTCGCAGAggatatttcaatatcgtaCGATACCATCTAAACATACAGCATCAAAAAGTCGATATATTGATATAAACGCTCATACGTGtttcatttatatacatacacacctATGTACGAGGCTTTTAAAAAAACGCAGTACGTGATCGTCTTGCGTGTGGTTCTGTGAACGGTGTCTTTTTCCTcttgttctcgttttttttcatttcatatgtACGAGGAACATGTCCTCCTCCACAAAGTAACAAAATTTCCATCTCGTTTGTATTCATCGttcatattcattttattcacGTCACGATACAATTGTTGtcctttggaataacgtaaaaaACAACCGTCCTTTCATCTTATTTAACGCGCGTCAGCGAATATCAGAGATACTTAGTTAAGCCTAGTGAACTctggattatttaatttgcacaGAGAAATGCGATCGCGATTCTCGTGCGTTTATTTTctcatctttctttcttttttttttccatttttcttttttttcttcatttttaaatcCGTTCGTCACCAACCGAAAAGATCGCAAGTTGGTGGCGGTATCGAAACGAAAATCGACATCAAAATCGCTCGGAAATCGACAATAGTCCCAAGCTTCCGAAGGGACAACGAAAGTTAGCAGCTTAAGACTTATTATATCACATCCTCAATATATGCGGCagtatttgttttctttacGCCCTAAACTTGATCGGCCGTCGACACATCGAAGCTGAGATTGATGTTTGACATCGATACTCGTTGATACGTTAATCCGCAGTTCCGATTCGCGGTATACCAAAAAACTTGTTGCTAAAGAAAATTCTCCTATATTCGACCGGCCGAGCTCGAGCTTGTGACCCGTCAACTCGGTTCGTCGTGATCAGTTTCGATTGGCAGTATCGGTCGGACTGTTCGTCCTCGAGACCCTACGATTGTACATCGATTATCCTAGAAAACGGGCCGCAGCTGTTTGAATTTCTGGGTAGACACCAAAGGATTTTCCAGGCAAGCCGTGTGATTCCATGCAAAACTCTGGCGACGTACGACGAACAACATAAAGCTGAACTTCTCTTCAACGATAATCGTCGATCTTCCGCTTTTCTCTTCGTCGCCTCGTTCGAAGGCATACGATAGACACAGAGAACGATCAACGTGTAGACTCGATTATTAGGACCTCGTACTCTCGCCCTCTGTTAGCCCTTCCACCAGCTGCACAAACAGCAAAACCATCGCCTTTCGGGATGGGGCTGAAGTATCTGCTATTGTCAGTGCATCGCCCTGGTTGTGGTCAGATGGGTAGTTTCTGCCCTTTTCGGTGGTGGCGGAGGTGGCCTTCTTTTACTGGCAATCGCGTTCACGATATTAATGCTGCGATTCTCATCCGCGAACCTGACAGTCGATTGCCGGGCTGGACTGGATGCGTACTCCACTGGAGCGTGTGGATCCGTCGCGTAGACATTCTCATATAAATTATCAGCTCCATAGTGTTCCTGAACCCAGTTCGACACGTTGGTCTCTCTGTAATCAGCCACAGCAGGCGGTGGATCGCGAAAACCAAGAACTTCGTGAGGAGTGGTGGTCGAATCCAGTTTACATTTCTGCGCAACCTGCCACTTTTTCCTCATTACTCTCTGAAGATCCTTTAAGAAATCACCTGGAGGCGCCTGATCAGATGCGGCAAGCTTCTTGGGAGATGTGAGCCTCGTGCTATCCGACCTTCTCGGTGGCATCGGTTTTCTCTGTGGCAAAGCTGGACTCCCTGGTTCTTGCTGAGGCGGAAGATTGAACGTGATCTTCTTGCCAGTACCCGTCTTCGATTTGGGCGACGTTGGCGGTTCTTGAATGGTTACTCTACGCTGAGGCTGGGGACTGGAGGCAGCTTTCAACTCTGCCAGATAAGGAGGAGCCGCGTAATGTCCGGAACCTTGCTTCATGGCACTTCGTCGCACAGTGTCCATGTTCGGATTTGGCCTGATTGGTTGAACCGTGTTGTGTTGGTGAACCGTCGGATGGGTTCCGTATATCGATTCTACCTTTGAGTTTTGTCTCGTCAAGCTTGAACTGTTGCCGTGCTGTTGCTGGGATCCGTAAGCTGGCGGAGGAACGAATGGGGGAGGCGAGGCAAAGTTTGGCGAACTTGGAACGTACGTTGGTGTGCTGGCGCTGGACCCTGGATAGGAACTATGCGGAGAGGGTACCGAATTTGTCGCGTTGTTCGCGTGAAGAGCGTTTTGTGTATTTGAACTATAGCTCTGGTTATTCTGTATCGTCGAGTTGCTTGGATTCGAATACATCTGCTGATTGGTCGACGGTCTAGATGACGTGTGAGTTGGCGTACTCTCTGGAGTTACTGAGTTTGTAGGTGTGGATTGCTTGGGCCTAGCGCGTCGGATAGTTCCTGTTTCGCCGACTAAAGGACTTGGAGGTGGCGGAAGAGATGCCAGACTTAACGAAGAACCCGTGAGCTCTGGTGTGTTGCACATTGGCAGTTCACCAGGCGCTGGAGGCGGTGGTAGAGAATCCAGGGAGAGATTCGATCGGAACATTTCTGGTGGAGGTGGAGGAAGTGGCTCATTGTCGGATTCTCCTTCCTCTGCCACTCTTGAGGGTGATGGTGGCGGCGGTAACGAAGTAATCGAATCCATCTGCAAAAGTGACACTTTTCGTTAACGATTGttctaaaaatgttaaacgGTATATTTGTGAATTTCAATCTTTTGCACTCGGCAAAGCATCTCAACATCTTCTTTCATCAACttggtaattaaaaatgaGATGTATGAGAACGTCTAATACTCACCATACACGATGGTATCGGACTCGTTGGTGTCTTCGGTTCCTGATTCTCTGATCTGTTGTATCCCATTGGACTTGCTCGTTCTCTAACCGGTGTGCCAGGCGGTACAGGACTAACTGGAGTCGCGTTGCCAGATCGATGATGTCTCTTCAAAGTTCCAGATCCATCCGAATCAGTGCCGCTCCTCCTTCGACTATGCCTTCTGGTCAATGTTCCAGAACCCGAGCTCGTTGGACTCGGACAAGAATCCGGCTCATCGCGAACTGTTTCACCCACTTCCTTCAATTGTCTCGTGATCGATGTTAGGGGCAATTTCGGATTCATCGAGGGCTTCCTTTTTATCGTACCTGTTGGAAACTCGCCACACTCGAAAGCTACCtacgatagaaaataaaatatacttgtaACGTAACCATTCAATAGTACATAGGGGAAAAATATGCTGTCGTCCAATGCTAAACGCTATCGAGAATAGTCTATCTCGACAAGATTGAACACAGTTACGATTTTCCATACCACATCCACACCACCAATCTTGGACGTGTTAACAGTATCAGTCTCTcaagaaaacaaatgaaattaaaaatctgtCTAATTACCTCGCAACTACTGGGTGCTCCATCAGAAAGGCATCCACTGGAACTGGAGCTGCTGGCTCTGCTCAGTCTACCATCGTTATTATAACTTTGTCGTTGTTCAGAATTGTAACTTTGTCTCTGGCTGTCATACTGTCTAGTATTAGCTACTTCCGCGTTGTGCCTTGAATTCTCCGTGAACTGACGAGCGTTATCGTTGGTCGTGTTGTACTGAGTTTGATTCTGTGCCGGTACAGCGATCGAGCTAACGGAACAGGATCTTGCGTGGGCCAGCATGTCGAGATCCTCCTGGGCAAGTTCATCAACCAGGGTTCTGTAATTTTCCATCAACTGTCTTCCATATTTGGCCACCCTGATTCCAACCATCCATCGTTCCAAAGACGCGTTATCCTCAGCGCAGAGGAATTTGATGTACTTTGTCGATTTTGGCTGCTGCAATCTGGGATGTTTGACAGCGAAACAGAAGTCTGTTGGAGCTTTGTATTTCTTCTTCCAACCAATGCCGTAGTAAATTTGATTCACGTCGAAAGTAGCCAGACAAATCAGGTCACGAGCGGTGCGAGCTTTTTCCTTTGGCCAATAATAGAGGCCGGATGCTCGTAGAATAAAGTGGTACCTTTTCCATCCCTTTTTGCTGTCAGATTTCAGATATAATGGTCCCTCGACCTGCATAAtcaatacaataataaatttaacagtCGACAAaggttttatttatatcttatatataggGTGATGAggcgtataaataaatacagacAATTTTTTATGTCATTCAACGTGACGAATGACTTCATCCTATTAAGACactatctttcttctttcataatttttgattaaaaaaaaaataaaaaaaagaaacagtgaTCCGGCAAAATGGCGTAAACTAGCATGTAATAAATCGAAAGTATTAATGACTAATTACCTCTGGTACGCCAACATTGCTGCTGGAAAAGAATTCTTCCAGAAGAATATTACGCGAATGATCGTCATATTCGCCGCTACTCCTATCGGATGGACCTAACAGGAATTTCTCTGGAGTAAGAAACAATTGAGTTTTCTCTGGCCTCTCGACGAAAAGCAGCTTATTTTTCGAGTCTCTGGTCCACAGTAAAAGATTTTCTACCAGCAACTCGTGATCTTCGTATACCCTCtctgaaaaatgaaatcataattacaatataaacgTCTGcgactttttcttttttacgtcatttaataataaacgatatGAAGATATCTTTACCCATGAAAAGATCAGGCAAATGCTCGACTACCGTCCACTTTGGATCCATTGGCACGTGATTTTTGTCAGCTAGAAGCCTGCACACGTGCGCTACGCTCATTCCTTCGTCTACAAGCAAACTTTTACCACTGCCGTCCAAGGTGAACGCTTTGATGAAGAGCTTTTGAACGCTGGCTTCGCGCATTTTTTCCAACGCCAAGCGGATTTTCTCTGCCTTGACTCGGCTTGCAGCgtcttaaaaagaaataagaaataaataatttaagtcGAGaagaatattgaattttaaaggaTCAAAGATCGGAGTACGCATCGAAACTCACCCATGAGTTGATGAGATTGTTGCTGAGGACCTGTGTGCATGGCGGTCTGAGGTGGTTTGTGCCCGGAACCGCTGCTGCTCGCGGAACTCTCGCTGGACAGCATCGACACCGTGTCCGAGAACGCGCTGTCATTGTCAGGACTATCGGTGCGCATAGCTGGAACAAATATTTGACAGCTGTTAAACAATGCATGAGGTACAACTGCAAACAGCTTTGCAATTACAAGTTTCGAGTAACTGTTTCACCTAGCCGTACTTGAGTGTTCTGCAAATTGGATAACGTCGGATAGGAATGTTTGAATGGCTCTAGCCatagaaagtaaattttactgatacattaattctatttaagtGTCATCATTTATCCCTAGAAAGTTGATATTGCTATACGATAACAATTTTATCTTGGATATTTCTCGTAGcacataaaaattttgaaataccaTATCGTCAATAATACTACTActtatcgatgaaattatttaaccaGATAATCTAATCACTCTCGAGTCTACTCAGAGAATGTAAAAAACCGAAATTTCTATTCCACTTTGCGTTTTTTGCCAGAAAAGAAGGTTACTCTATCGATCTATCTGTTATTTCGAGCAACGAATTTTCGCGAGATAATTCGAGAATTACGCTCGAGTCGttaaaagaaggaaggaaaagaagaaaactcgTCTGATGAATTAAATTCGTAATAAACAAACCTCCTTCATTTTTCCCGATATCGGTATTGTCCCCAGCAGTGATTCTGGTGCTGTTAGGTCGGCCCTGTCTCTGCGAATCGGGCGCAGGTGTAGAAGCGATGTCACCGTCGCAGCGGCGCTCCAGGGCGCACAGCTCTCCGAGGATAGCATCCAGATCGACATCCTGAGAATCTGCGGCAAAGGAGCAACAAATAAACTCGATTGATCGACTTAAAACCACACAGAACAAAGCAGCCGGGCAACGGatgcaaagaaaaagaaaagacaaagaagaaTAAAGGATAGATAGCAGATAAGGAGAGTAAAAGTGAATATCCCACGTTGCTACGCTAAAAGAAGGATCGTGTTCAACGATTACGATCGCAGGGAAACTGCTAATGGTCGGGACACGAATTATGAGCGATCCGACGATGAAACCAGTTCCGCGCTAATTACCCGCACGATTGTACGGTCATCTGGTAACCGCACGTTCGCTCGTGTTCCTCGAATGTGAAACGAGGCCTCGGACCCGCGAGACTCGTGTACCTGACCTCGTGCAACACAGAGGCGAAAGTCCTTGGCtgacgaagaaacgaacggTTTTAATTGCATCCGTAGATCGTTTGCCTGTAAACCGGTCGATGCCTGTTTTTGGAATTTGTTCACGCCGTTCGTGCGCGTCAGTaaatgatttcttttttttttcttttttaccaaTTTGCCGGCAATCGAGAAAAATAACGTTAAGGCGAGTGTTTTGGTATTTTATAGGCTGTAATTAATGGTTTTGGGAAAGTTGTATTTTAACGTTTCCTTCGTGTATGTAAGTAGAAAATTGATTACTCTTTGAGATAAAATGTTATGATACCGAGATACGATCAAATTTacgaaaaatcaaatttcgGACTAGGCTATACTTATTTCGTTAATCATCGATTTTTCACGTTAAATTTTCTTCCGTTATCTGTTAGAAATCTAATTACCTTTTCGTCTCGTTTTCGTGAGCCGATACTTTCAATCGTTTCGGtcgattaatatatttcaaatttcgttACACTGTACGGTACCTCTActgagaaacagagaaaagaaTATCGAGTATCGTGTTCTTTACATTTCTACGATACGACGCGACGGTCACAAGTTGCAACGGTAATAAGTTCGTCTCAGCTAGCGAA
This Bombus pascuorum chromosome 1, iyBomPasc1.1, whole genome shotgun sequence DNA region includes the following protein-coding sequences:
- the LOC132916134 gene encoding amyloid beta A4 precursor protein-binding family B member 1-interacting protein isoform X2 — translated: MDWMRRQDIKEESPETPTALTPDEPDECYFEEDTSIDEGMGLDNVSSATLRPFNSDINTPRIDSYRFSMANLEDSQDVDLDAILGELCALERRCDGDIASTPAPDSQRQGRPNSTRITAGDNTDIGKNEGAMRTDSPDNDSAFSDTVSMLSSESSASSSGSGHKPPQTAMHTGPQQQSHQLMDAASRVKAEKIRLALEKMREASVQKLFIKAFTLDGSGKSLLVDEGMSVAHVCRLLADKNHVPMDPKWTVVEHLPDLFMERVYEDHELLVENLLLWTRDSKNKLLFVERPEKTQLFLTPEKFLLGPSDRSSGEYDDHSRNILLEEFFSSSNVGVPEVEGPLYLKSDSKKGWKRYHFILRASGLYYWPKEKARTARDLICLATFDVNQIYYGIGWKKKYKAPTDFCFAVKHPRLQQPKSTKYIKFLCAEDNASLERWMVGIRVAKYGRQLMENYRTLVDELAQEDLDMLAHARSCSVSSIAVPAQNQTQYNTTNDNARQFTENSRHNAEVANTRQYDSQRQSYNSEQRQSYNNDGRLSRASSSSSSGCLSDGAPSSCEVAFECGEFPTGTIKRKPSMNPKLPLTSITRQLKEVGETVRDEPDSCPSPTSSGSGTLTRRHSRRRSGTDSDGSGTLKRHHRSGNATPVSPVPPGTPVRERASPMGYNRSENQEPKTPTSPIPSCMMDSITSLPPPPSPSRVAEEGESDNEPLPPPPPEMFRSNLSLDSLPPPPAPGELPMCNTPELTGSSLSLASLPPPPSPLVGETGTIRRARPKQSTPTNSVTPESTPTHTSSRPSTNQQMYSNPSNSTIQNNQSYSSNTQNALHANNATNSVPSPHSSYPGSSASTPTYVPSSPNFASPPPFVPPPAYGSQQQHGNSSSLTRQNSKVESIYGTHPTVHQHNTVQPIRPNPNMDTVRRSAMKQGSGHYAAPPYLAELKAASSPQPQRRVTIQEPPTSPKSKTGTGKKITFNLPPQQEPGSPALPQRKPMPPRRSDSTRLTSPKKLAASDQAPPGDFLKDLQRVMRKKWQVAQKCKLDSTTTPHEVLGFRDPPPAVADYRETNVSNWVQEHYGADNLYENVYATDPHAPVEYASSPARQSTVRFADENRSINIVNAIASKRRPPPPPPKRAETTHLTTTRAMH